One region of Streptomyces subrutilus genomic DNA includes:
- a CDS encoding winged helix-turn-helix domain-containing protein produces the protein MTSLPQPTMSLSAGEARRIALRAQGFLGAPDRRGGVRGVLRHLGAVQLDTISVLARSHELIPYARLGAVGRDTVEQAYWSDRHAFEYWSHAACILPVEEWPHFAFRRRARRARGHRWHVLRDKDRSTRAVLDRLRADGPLTSTELGGAKNGGEWFEWSETKIAVEWLLDTGEVVCSERRGWKRVYDLPERAVPDALLHDDLEDGECLRRLVALAGRSLGVGTRADIADYHRLKGEQVDAVIADSGLVPVAVEGWAKQAWADPAALATAPRGRHRTTLLSPFDSLVWDRPRTERIFGFTHRLEAYVPKPKRIHGYFAMPLLAGGRLQGRVDPAREGRTLVARQLSLGTPGAAPAMAEALWEAARWVGCEEVRVERAQSPQEAEAVRAELTARRP, from the coding sequence ATGACGAGCCTGCCGCAGCCGACCATGTCCCTGTCCGCCGGCGAGGCGCGCCGGATCGCCCTGCGCGCGCAGGGCTTCCTGGGCGCGCCCGACCGCCGCGGCGGGGTCCGCGGCGTGCTGCGCCACCTGGGCGCCGTACAGCTGGACACGATCTCGGTGCTGGCCCGCTCGCACGAGCTGATCCCGTACGCCCGCCTGGGCGCGGTGGGCCGGGACACCGTGGAGCAGGCGTACTGGTCGGACCGGCACGCCTTCGAGTACTGGTCGCACGCGGCCTGCATCCTGCCCGTCGAGGAATGGCCGCATTTCGCCTTCCGGCGCCGGGCCCGCCGGGCGCGCGGCCACCGCTGGCACGTCCTGCGCGACAAGGACCGCTCGACGCGGGCGGTCCTGGACCGACTGCGGGCCGACGGCCCGCTGACCTCCACCGAGCTGGGCGGCGCCAAGAACGGCGGCGAGTGGTTCGAGTGGTCCGAGACCAAGATCGCGGTGGAGTGGCTGCTCGACACCGGGGAGGTGGTGTGCAGCGAGCGCCGCGGCTGGAAGCGGGTCTACGACCTGCCCGAGCGGGCCGTGCCCGACGCGCTGCTCCACGACGACCTGGAGGACGGCGAGTGCCTGCGCCGCCTGGTCGCCCTGGCCGGGCGGTCGCTGGGCGTGGGCACCCGCGCCGACATCGCGGACTACCACCGCCTCAAGGGGGAGCAGGTCGACGCGGTGATCGCGGACTCCGGGCTGGTCCCGGTCGCGGTGGAGGGCTGGGCCAAGCAGGCCTGGGCGGACCCGGCGGCGCTCGCGACGGCCCCGCGCGGCCGCCACCGCACGACGCTGCTGTCCCCCTTCGACTCCCTGGTCTGGGACCGGCCCCGCACGGAACGGATCTTCGGCTTCACCCACCGCCTGGAGGCGTACGTCCCCAAGCCGAAGCGGATACACGGGTACTTCGCGATGCCGCTGCTGGCGGGCGGCCGCCTCCAGGGCCGCGTCGACCCGGCCCGCGAGGGCCGCACCCTGGTGGCCCGCCAGCTCTCCCTCGGGACGCCCGGGGCCGCCCCCGCCATGGCCGAGGCCCTGTGGGAGGCCGCCCGGTGGGTGGGGTGCGAGGAGGTGCGCGTCGAGCGCGCCCAGAGCCCGCAGGAGGCGGAGGCCGTCCGGGCGGAGCTCACGGCCCGGCGCCCTTAG
- a CDS encoding ComF family protein, giving the protein MRGWWQELAGLVLPVDCAGCGAARALLCAGCREALGGAGAVRARPFPSPEGLPAVFAAAPYEGPVRAVLLAHKERGALPLAGALGAALAVSVRAALAGTGAGGAGGEGREVALVPVPSARRQVRARGHDPVRRMALAAAGRLRRAGVPARVAPVLRLRRAVADQAGLGARQRRENLAGALEACPGGARLTAGARLVLVDDVVTTGATLAEAARALRAGGLGAGAAPRAAVVAATRQGRKTGE; this is encoded by the coding sequence ATGCGGGGATGGTGGCAGGAGCTGGCCGGTCTGGTCCTGCCGGTGGACTGCGCGGGCTGCGGGGCCGCACGGGCGCTGCTGTGCGCCGGTTGCCGGGAGGCGCTGGGCGGGGCCGGGGCGGTGCGGGCGCGGCCGTTTCCGAGCCCCGAGGGGCTGCCGGCGGTGTTCGCGGCCGCGCCGTACGAGGGACCCGTACGCGCCGTCCTGCTGGCGCACAAGGAGCGCGGAGCGCTGCCGCTGGCCGGGGCGCTCGGTGCCGCGCTGGCGGTGTCGGTGCGGGCGGCGCTGGCGGGAACGGGCGCCGGCGGGGCGGGAGGGGAGGGGCGCGAGGTGGCGCTCGTGCCGGTCCCGTCGGCGCGGCGGCAGGTCAGGGCGCGCGGGCACGATCCCGTGCGCAGGATGGCGCTGGCCGCGGCGGGGCGGCTGCGGCGGGCCGGTGTGCCCGCGCGCGTGGCGCCCGTACTGCGGCTGCGGCGGGCGGTGGCGGACCAGGCGGGCCTGGGGGCCCGGCAGCGCCGGGAGAACCTCGCGGGGGCGCTGGAGGCGTGCCCCGGCGGGGCGCGGCTGACGGCCGGGGCACGGCTCGTCCTCGTGGACGACGTGGTCACCACCGGGGCCACGCTGGCCGAGGCGGCGCGGGCGCTGCGGGCGGGCGGCCTGGGTGCGGGGGCCGCCCCGCGGGCTGCCGTGGTGGCCGCGACGCGACAGGGGCGAAAAACCGGTGAATAG
- a CDS encoding response regulator, which yields MADGFEPVRGDDGAGCREADPAAGSAGSPAGEPIRVLVVDDHALFRRGLEIVLAQEEDIQVVGEAGDGAEAVDKAADLLPDIVLMDVRMPRRGGIEACTSIKEVAPSAKIIMLTISDEEADLYDAIKAGATGYLLKEISTDEVATAIRAVADGQSQISPSMASKLLTEFKSMIQRTDERRLVPAPRLTDRELEVLKLVATGMNNRDIAKELFISENTVKNHVRNILEKLQLHSRMEAVVYAMREKILEIR from the coding sequence ATGGCGGACGGCTTCGAGCCGGTGCGCGGTGACGACGGTGCGGGCTGCCGTGAGGCGGACCCGGCGGCCGGGTCCGCCGGATCGCCCGCGGGGGAGCCCATCCGGGTCCTCGTGGTCGACGACCACGCGCTGTTCCGGCGCGGGCTGGAGATCGTCCTCGCCCAAGAGGAGGACATCCAGGTCGTCGGCGAGGCGGGGGACGGAGCGGAGGCCGTGGACAAGGCGGCCGACCTGCTGCCGGACATCGTGCTGATGGACGTGCGGATGCCCCGGCGCGGCGGGATCGAGGCGTGCACCTCGATCAAGGAGGTCGCCCCCTCCGCGAAGATCATCATGCTGACGATCAGCGACGAGGAGGCGGACCTCTACGACGCGATCAAGGCGGGTGCGACCGGCTACCTGCTGAAGGAGATCTCCACGGACGAGGTGGCCACGGCGATCCGGGCGGTGGCGGACGGCCAGTCGCAGATCAGCCCGTCGATGGCGTCGAAGCTGCTCACCGAGTTCAAGTCGATGATCCAGCGGACCGACGAGCGGCGGTTGGTGCCTGCGCCGAGGCTGACCGACCGGGAGCTGGAGGTCCTGAAGCTGGTGGCCACCGGCATGAACAACCGGGACATCGCCAAGGAGTTGTTCATCTCGGAGAACACCGTGAAGAACCACGTCCGCAACATCCTGGAGAAGCTGCAGCTGCACTCCCGGATGGAGGCCGTGGTCTACGCGATGCGCGAGAAGATCCTGGAGATCCGCTAG
- the mtrB gene encoding MtrAB system histidine kinase MtrB, with protein sequence MQSGRDRAGSHRWSLRAGRLLQEGAPGASVLRLCVRLVRRPVLPAVRLWRRNMQLRVVAATLLMSLAVVLALGFVVIAQVSKGLLDAKEEAAQSQAAGGFAVAQEKANTPATVDGPDAADNKVGLDASTWMNSLVKQLASGGQTAFEVVALGAGTGEQVLPGTQGVKGARASGNVDPTASVPVKLRRAVNHSAGTFKTFSEIRYTAGAGEKAPEPALVVGKRLTDINGDPYDLYYLFPLSQEEESLNLVKSTIATAGLFVVVLLSAIAWLVVRQIVTPVRMAAGIAERLSAGRLQERMKVTGEDDIARLGEAFNKMAQNLQNKIQQLEDLSRMQRRFVSDVSHELRTPLTTVRMAADVIHDARVDFDPVTARSAELLAGQLDRFESLLSDLLEISRFDAGAAALEAEPIDLRDVVRRVIDGAEPLAEHKGTRIRVLGDTQPVIAEADARRVERVLRNLVVNAVEHGEGRDVVVRLASAGGAVAVAVRDYGVGLKPGEATRVFNRFWRADPARARTTGGTGLGLSIAVEDARLHGGWLQAWGEPGGGSQFRLTLPRTADEPLRGSPIPLEPEDSRANRARAAADAAGGAVERQQPADAGDRSTIPPRPAASGQSVPADPTALPGSGARVVARPAEQAPQEERTDADADADGR encoded by the coding sequence GTGCAGTCCGGCAGGGACCGGGCTGGCTCACACCGGTGGAGCCTGCGGGCCGGCCGGCTGCTCCAGGAGGGGGCGCCCGGCGCCTCCGTGCTGCGGCTGTGCGTACGCCTCGTACGCCGGCCGGTGCTTCCGGCTGTCCGGCTGTGGCGGCGCAACATGCAGCTGCGGGTGGTCGCCGCCACCCTGCTGATGTCGCTCGCCGTGGTCCTCGCGCTCGGCTTCGTCGTGATCGCGCAGGTCAGCAAGGGCCTCCTGGACGCCAAGGAGGAGGCGGCGCAGAGCCAGGCCGCGGGCGGGTTCGCCGTCGCACAGGAGAAGGCCAACACCCCCGCGACCGTGGACGGGCCCGACGCCGCGGACAACAAGGTGGGGCTGGACGCCAGTACCTGGATGAACTCGCTGGTCAAGCAGCTGGCCAGTGGCGGCCAGACCGCCTTCGAGGTGGTCGCGCTCGGCGCCGGCACCGGCGAGCAGGTCCTGCCGGGCACCCAGGGGGTCAAGGGCGCCCGTGCCTCGGGCAACGTGGACCCGACCGCCAGCGTGCCCGTCAAGCTGCGCCGGGCCGTCAACCACTCCGCCGGCACGTTCAAGACCTTCTCCGAGATCCGGTACACCGCCGGGGCCGGGGAAAAGGCCCCCGAGCCCGCGCTGGTCGTCGGCAAGCGGCTCACCGACATCAACGGGGACCCGTACGACCTGTACTACCTCTTCCCGCTCAGCCAGGAGGAGGAGTCCCTCAACCTGGTCAAGAGCACCATCGCCACCGCCGGCCTGTTCGTCGTCGTGCTGCTCAGCGCCATCGCCTGGCTCGTGGTGCGGCAGATCGTCACGCCCGTCCGGATGGCCGCCGGGATCGCCGAGCGGCTGTCGGCCGGGCGGCTGCAGGAGCGGATGAAGGTGACCGGCGAGGACGACATCGCGCGGCTGGGCGAGGCCTTCAACAAGATGGCCCAGAACCTCCAGAACAAGATCCAGCAGCTGGAGGACCTGTCGCGGATGCAGCGCCGGTTCGTCTCGGACGTCTCGCACGAGCTGCGCACCCCGCTGACGACGGTACGGATGGCCGCGGACGTCATCCACGACGCGCGGGTCGACTTCGACCCGGTCACGGCGCGCTCCGCGGAACTGCTCGCCGGGCAGCTCGACCGGTTCGAGTCGCTGCTCTCGGACCTGCTGGAGATCAGCCGGTTCGACGCGGGCGCGGCCGCCCTGGAGGCGGAGCCCATCGACCTGCGGGACGTCGTGCGCCGCGTCATCGACGGGGCCGAGCCGCTCGCGGAGCACAAGGGCACCCGGATCCGGGTGCTCGGCGACACCCAGCCCGTCATCGCCGAGGCCGACGCCCGGCGGGTGGAGCGGGTGCTGCGCAATCTGGTCGTCAACGCCGTGGAGCACGGCGAGGGGCGCGACGTGGTGGTCCGGCTGGCGTCCGCCGGCGGGGCCGTCGCGGTCGCGGTGCGGGACTACGGCGTCGGGCTCAAGCCCGGCGAGGCGACCCGCGTCTTCAACCGCTTCTGGCGGGCCGACCCGGCGCGGGCGCGCACGACGGGCGGTACGGGCCTGGGCCTGTCCATCGCCGTCGAGGACGCCCGGCTGCACGGCGGCTGGCTGCAGGCCTGGGGCGAGCCGGGCGGCGGCTCGCAGTTCCGCCTCACCCTGCCGCGTACCGCCGACGAGCCGCTGCGGGGCTCGCCCATCCCGCTGGAACCAGAGGATTCCCGGGCCAACCGTGCCAGGGCGGCAGCCGACGCCGCGGGCGGCGCGGTGGAGCGGCAGCAGCCCGCCGACGCGGGGGACCGGTCGACGATACCGCCGCGGCCGGCGGCCTCGGGGCAGTCCGTACCCGCCGACCCGACGGCCCTGCCGGGCAGCGGAGCCAGGGTCGTGGCCCGGCCGGCCGAGCAGGCACCACAGGAGGAACGAACCGATGCCGATGCCGACGCCGACGGACGCTGA
- a CDS encoding GNAT family N-acetyltransferase: MEHTTLTTGRLELRPFAPCDEDEVYAACQDPDVQRWTLVPSPYQREHAHRFVNEVVPDGWREDTAYPFAVRLRSGGPLVAAVGVHVHGTDSYEIGYWAVKEHRGQGYMTEAVEAAARWAFTEVGAVRLEWRAEAGNTGSRVVAEKVGFRFEGVLRAGVLRNGTARDCWIGALLPSDLGLTPALPYLPGDVSGAS; this comes from the coding sequence ATGGAGCACACGACCCTGACCACCGGCCGGCTGGAACTGCGGCCCTTCGCCCCCTGCGACGAGGACGAGGTGTACGCCGCCTGCCAGGACCCCGACGTCCAGCGCTGGACGCTGGTCCCCTCGCCCTACCAGCGGGAGCACGCGCACCGCTTCGTGAACGAGGTCGTGCCGGACGGCTGGCGCGAGGACACCGCGTACCCCTTCGCCGTACGCCTGCGGTCCGGCGGCCCGCTGGTCGCCGCCGTCGGCGTCCACGTGCACGGGACCGACTCGTACGAGATCGGCTACTGGGCGGTCAAGGAGCACCGCGGGCAGGGCTACATGACCGAGGCAGTGGAGGCCGCGGCCCGCTGGGCCTTCACCGAGGTGGGCGCCGTGCGCCTGGAGTGGCGCGCCGAGGCCGGCAACACCGGCTCGCGCGTCGTCGCCGAGAAGGTCGGCTTCCGCTTCGAGGGCGTCCTGCGGGCGGGCGTCCTGCGCAACGGCACCGCGCGCGACTGCTGGATCGGCGCCCTGCTCCCCTCCGACCTGGGCCTGACCCCCGCGCTGCCGTACCTGCCCGGCGATGTCAGTGGCGCGTCCTAG
- a CDS encoding LpqB family beta-propeller domain-containing protein encodes MPMPTPTDADAVPGRARAGARGRRLRTLRAYALGVAGLLLAGCASMPDHGEIRRVQASQGVDSQVRVFGVPPADKASAGEIVDGFLEAMTSDDPQLETARKYLTEDAAKRWRPGTAVTVLSAGLDRFPVRTEKDPDGPRWKVAGKKLATVDERSAYQPESGDYTEILQLVQEDKQWRISSPPSSLVLSESDFQRIYMPVNKYYFAGGTLVADPVYVRQRSDPDSRMDPTTQTVQSLLAGPSRWLAPVVESSFPTGTELRQGTKSLSYDGQNTLRVPLNDKTDNVASPQCQKMATQLLYTVKELTASRLDRVELLRSDGKSSSLCSVTEVTAAVIANRPRTPEYQYYVDNQDRLVRMKLDVTGEDQQPKSEPVPGPLSAPGGFKVGSAAVSYDERHAAVVSQGGHGLYVVPLSGSGAMPQPVLPAKGAKPVTLTAPSWDAAGDLWAVDHDPQHPGLWRVPGGTGVPEKVQVAGLDGRISSLKASSDGARIALLVEKEGRKKLWVGRIERPDAQGDVSAVSVRELRPAAPQMADVTAMSWAPRGRLLVVGRESGGVVQARYMLADGSVVAASLPGATGLIAVAVPASEDEAKPKPVVGYSADDGIVWLPPGAQWRTVAPGGRDPVYPG; translated from the coding sequence ATGCCGATGCCGACGCCGACGGACGCTGACGCAGTGCCGGGGAGGGCGCGCGCCGGAGCCCGCGGCAGGCGGCTGCGCACTCTGCGCGCGTACGCGCTCGGTGTGGCAGGGCTGCTGCTGGCCGGGTGCGCCTCGATGCCCGACCACGGCGAGATCCGCCGGGTGCAGGCCTCGCAGGGCGTCGACTCCCAGGTCCGGGTGTTCGGCGTACCGCCCGCGGACAAAGCCAGCGCGGGCGAGATCGTCGACGGTTTCCTGGAGGCGATGACCAGCGACGATCCGCAGCTGGAGACCGCCCGCAAGTACCTCACGGAGGACGCCGCGAAGCGCTGGCGGCCCGGCACCGCCGTCACCGTGCTCTCGGCCGGCCTCGACCGGTTCCCGGTCCGCACCGAGAAGGACCCCGACGGGCCCCGCTGGAAGGTGGCCGGCAAGAAGCTCGCCACCGTGGACGAGCGCAGCGCCTACCAGCCGGAGAGCGGGGACTACACGGAAATCCTCCAGCTCGTCCAGGAGGACAAGCAGTGGCGGATCTCCAGTCCGCCGAGCAGTCTCGTGCTGAGCGAGTCGGACTTCCAGCGCATCTACATGCCGGTCAACAAGTACTACTTCGCGGGCGGCACGCTGGTCGCCGATCCCGTGTACGTGCGCCAGCGCAGCGATCCGGACTCGCGGATGGACCCCACCACGCAGACCGTGCAGTCGCTGCTGGCCGGGCCGTCCCGGTGGCTCGCGCCGGTCGTCGAGTCCAGTTTCCCCACCGGGACGGAACTGCGGCAGGGCACCAAGTCCCTTTCGTACGACGGCCAGAACACGCTGCGCGTGCCGCTGAACGACAAGACCGACAACGTCGCGTCGCCGCAGTGCCAGAAGATGGCGACGCAACTGCTGTACACGGTCAAGGAACTGACGGCCTCCCGGCTGGACCGGGTCGAACTGCTGCGCTCCGACGGGAAGTCGTCCTCGCTGTGCTCGGTGACCGAGGTGACGGCGGCCGTGATCGCCAACCGGCCCCGGACGCCCGAGTACCAGTACTACGTCGACAACCAGGACCGGCTCGTCCGGATGAAGCTCGACGTGACCGGCGAGGACCAGCAGCCCAAGTCGGAGCCGGTGCCGGGGCCGCTGTCGGCGCCCGGGGGGTTCAAGGTCGGCTCCGCCGCCGTCTCGTACGACGAGCGGCACGCGGCCGTGGTCTCGCAGGGCGGGCACGGGCTGTACGTCGTGCCGCTGTCCGGGTCCGGGGCCATGCCGCAGCCCGTGCTGCCCGCGAAGGGCGCCAAGCCGGTCACACTGACCGCGCCCAGCTGGGACGCGGCGGGCGACCTGTGGGCCGTCGACCACGATCCGCAGCACCCGGGGCTGTGGCGGGTGCCGGGCGGCACCGGAGTGCCCGAGAAGGTGCAGGTGGCGGGGCTCGACGGGCGGATCAGCTCGCTGAAGGCCTCCTCCGACGGGGCGCGCATCGCGCTGCTCGTGGAGAAGGAGGGCCGCAAGAAGCTCTGGGTGGGGCGGATCGAACGGCCCGACGCCCAGGGCGACGTATCGGCGGTGTCGGTGCGCGAGCTGCGCCCGGCGGCTCCGCAGATGGCGGACGTGACGGCGATGAGCTGGGCGCCGCGGGGCCGGCTGCTGGTGGTGGGCCGGGAGAGCGGCGGGGTCGTGCAGGCCCGCTACATGCTGGCGGACGGTTCGGTGGTCGCGGCGAGCCTGCCCGGGGCGACCGGGCTGATCGCGGTCGCGGTGCCCGCGTCGGAGGACGAGGCGAAGCCGAAGCCGGTCGTGGGGTACTCGGCGGACGACGGCATCGTCTGGCTGCCGCCGGGTGCGCAGTGGCGGACGGTGGCGCCGGGCGGCCGGGACCCGGTGTACCCGGGCTGA
- the hpf gene encoding ribosome hibernation-promoting factor, HPF/YfiA family, whose product MDIVVKGRKTEVPDRFRKHVAEKLNPERIQKLDAKVISLDVEVSKEHNPRQADRSDRVEITLRSRGPVIRAEAAAADAYAALDLAQDKLEARLRKQHDKRYTRRGAGRIPAAEVADVVPDAAQLNANGEPFSEEKANGVPITRIGSLEVQGEGPLVVREKTHSASPMSLDQALYEMELVGHDFYLFVDSETKLPSVVYRRHAYDYGVIHVNPDGASSSEEPRGGAGGALGG is encoded by the coding sequence GTGGACATCGTCGTCAAGGGCCGCAAGACCGAGGTGCCCGACCGGTTCCGCAAGCACGTGGCCGAGAAGCTGAATCCGGAGCGGATCCAGAAGCTCGACGCCAAGGTGATCAGCTTGGACGTCGAGGTGTCGAAGGAGCACAACCCGCGCCAGGCCGACCGTTCCGACCGTGTGGAGATCACTCTGCGATCGCGGGGCCCGGTGATCCGTGCCGAGGCAGCCGCAGCCGACGCGTACGCGGCGCTGGACCTGGCTCAGGACAAGCTGGAGGCCCGGCTGCGCAAGCAGCACGACAAGCGCTACACCCGCAGGGGCGCGGGCCGGATCCCGGCGGCCGAGGTCGCCGACGTCGTGCCGGACGCCGCGCAGCTGAACGCGAATGGCGAGCCGTTCTCCGAGGAGAAGGCGAACGGGGTCCCGATCACGCGGATCGGATCCCTCGAAGTGCAGGGGGAGGGCCCGCTGGTCGTCCGGGAGAAGACCCACTCGGCTTCGCCCATGTCGCTCGACCAGGCTCTGTACGAGATGGAGCTGGTCGGACACGACTTCTATCTGTTCGTCGACTCCGAGACCAAGCTGCCCAGCGTCGTCTACCGGCGCCATGCATACGACTACGGCGTCATCCACGTCAACCCCGACGGCGCTTCCAGCTCGGAGGAGCCGCGCGGTGGTGCCGGGGGCGCGCTCGGCGGCTGA
- the secA gene encoding preprotein translocase subunit SecA, which produces MSVFNKLMRAGEGKILRKLHRIADQVNSIEEDFVNLSDAELRALTDEYRQRFQDGESLDDLLPEAFATVREAAKRVLGQRHYDVQIMGGAALHLGYVAEMKTGEGKTLVGTLPAYLNALSGKGVHLITVNDYLAERDSELMGRVHKFLGLEVGCILANMSPAQRREQYNCDITYGTNNEFGFDYLRDNMAWSKDELVQRGHNFAVVDEVDSILVDEARTPLIISGPADQATKWYGDFAKLVTRLTKGEAGQPLKGIEETGDYEVDEKKRTVAIHEAGVAKVEDWLGIENLYESVNTPLVGYLNNAIKAKELFKKDKDYVVIDGEVMIVDEHTGRILAGRRYNEGMHQAIEAKEGVDIKDENQTLATITLQNFFRLYSKLSGMTGTAMTEAAEFHQIYKLGVVPIPTNRDMVRKDQPDLIYRTEVAKFAAVVDDIAEKHEKGQPILVGTTSVEKSEYLSQQLSKRGIPHEVLNAKQHDREATIVAQAGRRGAVTVATNMAGRGTDIKLGGNPDDLAEAELRQQGLDPEEHIEEWAHALPAALTRAEAAVKAEFEEVKDLGGLYVLGTERHESRRIDNQLRGRSGRQGDPGESRFYLSLGDDLMRLFKAQMVERVMAMANVPDDVPIENKMVTRAIASAQSQVETQNFETRKNVLKYDEVLNSQREVIYGERRRVLEGEDLQEQVRFMMDDTIDAYIAAETVEGFAEEWDLERLWGAFKQLYPVKVTIEELEEAAGDRAGITAEFIAESIKDDIHEQYEAREKTLGSDIMRELERRVVLSVLDRKWREHLYEMDYLQEGIGLRAMAQKDPLVEYQREGFDMFNAMQDGIKEESVGYLFNLEVQVEQQVEEVPVQDAAPSLTKEPARPEIRAKGLDAPQRPDRLHFSAPTVDGEGGVVEGDFESDAAGDGDGMTRAERRKAAKASGGRRRKK; this is translated from the coding sequence GTGTCCGTCTTCAACAAGCTCATGCGTGCAGGCGAAGGCAAGATCCTGCGCAAACTGCACCGCATCGCGGACCAGGTCAACTCCATCGAAGAGGACTTCGTCAACCTCTCCGACGCCGAGTTGCGGGCGCTCACGGACGAGTACAGGCAGCGGTTCCAGGACGGCGAGAGCCTGGACGACCTGCTGCCCGAGGCCTTCGCGACCGTACGCGAGGCGGCCAAGCGCGTCCTCGGCCAGCGGCACTACGACGTCCAGATCATGGGCGGCGCGGCGCTGCACCTCGGCTACGTGGCCGAGATGAAGACCGGTGAGGGCAAGACCCTCGTCGGCACCCTGCCCGCGTACCTGAACGCGCTGTCCGGCAAGGGCGTCCACCTGATCACGGTGAACGACTACCTCGCCGAGCGCGACTCCGAGCTGATGGGCCGGGTGCACAAGTTCCTCGGCCTCGAGGTCGGCTGCATCCTGGCGAACATGTCGCCGGCGCAGCGCCGCGAGCAGTACAACTGCGACATCACCTACGGCACGAACAACGAGTTCGGCTTCGACTACCTGCGCGACAACATGGCGTGGTCGAAGGACGAGCTGGTCCAGCGCGGCCACAACTTCGCCGTGGTCGACGAGGTCGACTCGATCCTCGTCGACGAGGCCCGCACCCCGCTGATCATCTCCGGTCCGGCCGACCAGGCCACGAAGTGGTACGGCGACTTCGCGAAGCTGGTGACCCGCCTGACCAAGGGCGAGGCCGGCCAGCCGCTGAAGGGCATCGAGGAGACCGGCGACTACGAGGTCGACGAGAAGAAGCGCACCGTCGCCATCCACGAGGCCGGTGTCGCCAAGGTCGAGGACTGGCTCGGCATCGAGAACCTCTACGAGTCGGTGAACACCCCGCTCGTCGGCTACCTGAACAACGCCATCAAGGCGAAGGAACTGTTCAAGAAGGACAAGGACTACGTCGTCATCGACGGCGAAGTCATGATCGTCGACGAGCACACCGGCCGTATCCTCGCCGGCCGCCGCTACAACGAGGGCATGCACCAGGCGATCGAGGCGAAGGAAGGGGTGGACATCAAGGACGAGAACCAGACCCTCGCCACGATCACCCTGCAGAACTTCTTCCGCCTCTACTCGAAGCTGTCGGGCATGACCGGTACGGCCATGACCGAGGCCGCCGAGTTCCACCAGATCTACAAGCTCGGTGTCGTCCCGATCCCGACCAACCGCGACATGGTCCGCAAGGACCAGCCGGACCTGATCTACCGCACCGAGGTCGCGAAGTTCGCCGCGGTCGTCGACGACATCGCGGAGAAGCACGAGAAGGGCCAGCCGATCCTCGTCGGCACGACGTCGGTCGAGAAGTCCGAGTACCTCTCCCAGCAGCTCTCCAAGCGCGGCATCCCGCACGAGGTGCTCAACGCCAAGCAGCACGACCGCGAGGCGACCATCGTCGCGCAGGCCGGCCGCCGCGGCGCCGTCACCGTCGCCACGAACATGGCCGGCCGCGGTACCGACATCAAGCTCGGCGGCAACCCGGACGACCTCGCCGAGGCCGAGCTGCGCCAGCAGGGCCTGGATCCGGAGGAGCACATCGAGGAGTGGGCGCACGCCCTTCCCGCGGCGCTCACCCGGGCCGAGGCTGCCGTGAAGGCCGAGTTCGAAGAGGTCAAGGACCTCGGCGGCCTGTACGTGCTGGGCACCGAGCGGCACGAGTCGCGCCGTATCGACAACCAGCTGCGCGGCCGCTCCGGCCGACAGGGCGACCCGGGCGAGTCCCGCTTCTACCTCTCGCTCGGCGACGACCTGATGCGCCTGTTCAAGGCGCAGATGGTCGAGCGCGTCATGGCCATGGCCAACGTGCCGGACGACGTGCCGATCGAGAACAAGATGGTGACGCGTGCGATCGCGTCGGCCCAGTCGCAGGTCGAGACCCAGAACTTCGAGACGCGCAAGAACGTCCTGAAGTACGACGAGGTCCTCAACAGCCAGCGCGAGGTCATCTACGGCGAGCGCCGCCGCGTCCTGGAGGGCGAGGACCTCCAGGAGCAGGTCCGCTTCATGATGGACGACACGATCGACGCGTACATCGCGGCCGAGACGGTCGAGGGCTTCGCCGAGGAGTGGGACCTGGAGCGCCTGTGGGGCGCCTTCAAGCAGCTCTACCCGGTGAAGGTCACCATCGAGGAGCTGGAGGAGGCCGCGGGCGACCGGGCGGGCATCACCGCCGAGTTCATCGCGGAGTCCATCAAGGACGACATCCACGAGCAGTACGAGGCGCGCGAGAAGACGCTGGGCTCCGACATCATGCGCGAGCTGGAGCGGCGCGTGGTGCTGTCGGTGCTGGACCGCAAGTGGCGCGAGCACCTGTACGAGATGGACTACCTGCAGGAGGGCATCGGCCTGCGGGCGATGGCCCAGAAGGACCCGCTGGTCGAGTACCAGCGCGAGGGCTTCGACATGTTCAACGCCATGCAGGACGGCATCAAGGAGGAGTCCGTCGGCTACCTGTTCAACCTGGAGGTCCAGGTCGAGCAGCAGGTCGAAGAGGTCCCGGTGCAGGACGCGGCGCCGTCGCTGACCAAGGAGCCGGCCCGTCCGGAGATCCGGGCGAAGGGGCTGGACGCTCCGCAGCGGCCGGACCGGCTGCACTTCTCGGCGCCGACCGTCGACGGTGAGGGCGGTGTGGTCGAGGGCGACTTCGAGTCGGACGCCGCAGGTGACGGTGACGGGATGACGCGGGCGGAGCGGCGCAAGGCCGCGAAGGCCTCTGGCGGGCGTCGCCGTAAGAAGTAG